AAGGCATCCAATGCGCCTAATGGTTCATCCAACAATAGCAGTTGTGGCTGGGCCATTAACGCTCGCGCCAAGGCTAGCCGCTGCTTTTGGCCCCCAGATAATTGATCGGGGTAACTGTCAGCGAATTCTGCTAAGCCCACTTCGTTTAAAATAGCTTGCGCACGTTGCCGCTCAGCTTTGTCTTTACTTTTAAAGGAAACATTTTCTAAATTAGTCATCCATGGTAACAAGCGATCATTTTGGAACATCACCCGTACCGTGGTGTCAGGATCGCTAAATTGGACCTGGCCGGTGGTCGGTTGTTCTAATTGGGCGATCAAGCGTAAGATCGTACTTTTACCGCCGCCACTCATACCGACTAAAGCAATAAACTCGCCGGGATAAATATTAAAGTTAACGTCGTGTAACGCGACTTTAGTGTCGTAAGTTTTGCCAAGTTGTTCTAAGGTCAATAATGGTTTGATCATGCCTTAGCGCTCCCTTCCCGTTGCCATGCCAGGCAAATATTTTCTAAAGCTTTCGCGATCAAATCGGATAGCTTACCTAATAAAGCGTAAATGACGATACATAGTAAAACCGTGTCCATATTCATAAATTCCTGCGCGTTAGTCGCCATATAACCGATACCAGAACTAGAAGAAATAGTTTCGGCAACG
This is a stretch of genomic DNA from Loigolactobacillus coryniformis subsp. coryniformis KCTC 3167 = DSM 20001. It encodes these proteins:
- a CDS encoding ABC transporter ATP-binding protein codes for the protein MIKPLLTLEQLGKTYDTKVALHDVNFNIYPGEFIALVGMSGGGKSTILRLIAQLEQPTTGQVQFSDPDTTVRVMFQNDRLLPWMTNLENVSFKSKDKAERQRAQAILNEVGLAEFADSYPDQLSGGQKQRLALARALMAQPQLLLLDEPLGALDALTRRKMQVFIAEICAKQQLTTLLITHDVDEAARMADRVIVVKDGTNVYEADGAKDQAAARIATVSERILSVILHAPATAASVNG